TGCTTGCTGTGCAATGGAGTAGCACCACTAGTCATACTTTGACCCCAAGTGGAGCACTGCACATCCAAGATATCTGAAATTGGGACAGCAGTTACACATCCTGGTGGCGAAAATATACCTTCTTGAGGATTCACATTGATAAACATGGGTTGAAATggtttaaatttaatagcATAGGAACAAAGGGTTCTACAAAGTGCAGTCTTACCTGAACCACTCGAACCTATCACAATGACTCTAGGGCCCTCAAAACTCGAACATCTCATCTTCTCAAGGGCAAAATGCAGATTATAGACCAAATTGGACGTGCTATTAGGTACAACCTGTAAACTCTGACTACTCATCTCATGGCATTTCCACTCCAAAGTGACATCCTCCACGGCCAGTatggagaaattgaagtttCTAAATTCGTATTCAATATCATTTGCCAGTTCAGTCCCAAATATTTCAGCAATCCCACTCTTAATCCTAATAGTCAGTCTCGCCTCTGAGGGTCTTTCCACTTTCCATTCTGAACCTTTAGGGATCGTTAGGGTGTGTGATTCGTTGCTATCTTCTACAGCAAGAGCACGCCCATCACTAAGACCCGGTAAACTCTCCATTCCAGCTCAAAATCCAATGAGTAGAATTTGCACTCCCATCAGTTTCAACAATATTGCCGGGTTTAACCTCTTATAAGAAGAGTTTATCAACTCTATTAAATTCATTATCACATCGAACGGCTAATTGCTAGTTGGAATTATACATCATCAACCACTTCAAGAGACTAGTCTCTACCCTTGGTGATCAACTTAGGATCAGATCTCATCACCCATTCGGTCCATGAACCATCGTAGAGCTTTACATCTCTAATGCCTGCGTGTTCAAGTCCTGCCATGACGATGCAAGCGGTCACACCGGTTCCGCACATGGCGATCGTTGGCAGAGATGGGTTGTAGTTGTCCTTTAATTTAGCTAAagcttcatcaaatctttttttcattaGTTCTGGAGATTCTGGGAACGCACCAGAGTCCTGTTCGAGTAGTTCTCCAAAGGGAAGTGGTTGTGTTCCTTTTATATGACCAGAAGACATTTCTGGTCTCGGTTCAGGTGCTGAACCGTCGAATCTTCCTACTGTTCTGGCGTCAAAAACGTTAAAACGCTTAGACAATTCACCAGAAGTGACTAATTGCAACATCTCATCGTAGCCAATAACCTTTTGTGCGGAAAGATCTATATCTGATTTGTACTCAGTTGGACCCAGTTCTGACCATTTAGTTCTCTTGTCGTTTTCCACTGGGTACCCCAACTTCTTGTACAGATTATAATTGTTGAGCAAATACACTGAAGGGTGACCAAAGACAGCTAGTGTCCATGCACAACGAGGTGCACTAAAGTTACCAATTCTGTCATAAACCACAAGCACATCGTTTCTCTGTAAACCTAATTCACTCATTGATTGGTTAAAAGTGGCTAAGTCTGGAACCATGTGTGGGTACGGAGAATTCACATCTTTAACAGcatcaatatcaaagaaGACGGAATTTGGAATACGATCCAAGGTTAGAAATTCTTGCTTACCGTTACGATTAAGGTTGGGCAAATACCATGTAGAATCCACAGGTATAACACGACGAGAGGTTTCCTTTTGGGCCAATTCCACAAATGCCTTAGGAGTTATCAACTTAAAAAATGACATTGTGGTTTCAAGTTACTGATCTGCTCCTTTATACTTATCGGTAATATAAATCTTGGTTGACTAAAGTGTATTGACCCTTCAAAGGTGATGCGCTTAATTAGCATCACAATAGAcggatttgaaaaaaaatgctTTACCATAATGAAGAGCTAATCGAAACTGTAAGACGGAGTCAAATTGTGGAAGAAATGGATCTTATGGGTCCGATTTCTGATTTGTTTCAAATCCAACACACTCCATTTGGTGGTAGGGCATGTTTTAGTAACACATCCCTGCCCCGGGGTACCGTAGTACTAGACGCCGAGGATTCCTTGGGAGAATCAATTAGTTATGAATTTAGGAAAGAAGTATGCCATTATTGCCTTTTGTACGACAATGGTAAGGTTATGAAATGCAGGATAAATGCTAGTGAACTCGAGCCACTTGGTGAACAGTTTAAGGGGAAACGATTCCAAGGTGCTGGATTATGGTTTTGTAGCCCACAATGTCGTGATGAATTTCTGCGACAGGATCACATACTTGAGCTCATCAGTGGCTATGAGAGTTTGTTAAATGGACTTTTATTCTGCCAAAAAAGAGGTTCAGATGAAGACATtgatgaggaaaaattgaattcaatACCGATTGATCAACAAACGATTGAATTCCAATGGCAACAGTTAGCCGATGAATGGATTCCACGGGTTCAAGGAATGAAACCCAGTAAAAAATTAGCACAACTGCCCCACATGACAGACGACATTTACTGTTGTGCTAGATCCATTTGCAGGACATTATTCCAATTGAAATACCTCGATCCTGAATCTGTGACCAACCGTAGTTTCCAGGTACTACAATCTAACGAATTGAGCAAAACTTCCAGGTTTCCCATTTTACTCAGTTTCCAAATCGCAGTTTACCAGACACTTTACATCTTACTGCCGCCCACTCTGCATAGTCAGTTGTCAATTCCTAAATTTAGACATATTCTGGGAGCTGAGTACGGCAATGCCTTTGGTATTTGGCAAATGGGGGAATCTGTGGGGGACAGAGAATACTTAGGATACTGGTTATTCCCTAGAGCATCTTTTTTCAACCATTCGTGTGATCCTAACGTCGATAAAGTTCGTAAGGGAAGAAAGATGTGCTTCATCTTAAATCGAGACGTAACGAGTGGTACCCAACTGTGCATAGCTTACAATTGTGATTTAACGCTACCAGTTAGTGGCAGGCAACAAACCATGAAAGATAATTGGTTTTTCGAGTGCATGTGTGATAGATGCAGTTCAGAGCTTCAAACGGTCCATTAGTGCTTCTTCCAGAGCTGAGTTACTGACACTTAAGCTCGAAGATGATTCACTATCAGAATTGCTCTGGTTCTGGCTACCATTTCTAGTGTCTCTGCCATTACTAGATGGTAAACGGGGTCGGCTAAGAATCTTGGAAGTATGTAATTGTTGCAACGTCCTCATAGTGGTCTTTTCTAAAATATTTGCATTGGCATTTTCCTCCAAGGAACGTTGATCATCAGTAGTagtattttcatcatcaaaacTAAGGCTGGGCCCAATTTGAGTGGTACTCTCTTGAGGTTTTCCATCATTATCAATCTTGATTTTCCTTTCAATCTGTTGCTCTAGAAGCTTTAAACGTTTGGCAAATAGCTTATAGCTTCTCTTCTTGAGGAAATAATCTGGAACATCTAACGTATGTGATAATCCCTGCCAGTCAATTTGATCCTGataattttctaatttaGATACAATTGCCCATAACTGTCTCTCTTTATCCAAATTCCATTCGAACTTAGGAGGATTTATAAAGCCTTCAGGTCTCTTACCTTTCAACTTCACATATACTACTGTATTCTGATTATTCATGAGTGACCCTATGAAGAAAATACGCTAGGAATAATTTGACTTCTTGATTTTGGGTTTGGTTAGTTTCTTGTGTTATTATTTTAAGGTTAGAGGACTCATCGCTCACAAGTTAATTTAGTCTTTAACGAACAACTCATTAAAAAGTGATACAAAGCTCGCAAGAAGGAAAGGAAATATCTATGATGTGAAACTATGTCTAGGCAGGAACCGTCTAGTTTGGATTTTATATCTCCAGTTAATCCAGATTGGATGCACCTGCAGTTAAATGATTATGACTTTTACACGACAAGACCCAGTAGTTTAGACACCGCCCATGGTAACAGTTTACCGATGAATCAATATTCCTCAGTACCTGTAATTAGAATATACGGATGTCTGCCCTCGGGGCACCAAGCAGTGTGTCATGTACATGGTATATTCCCTTACATTTTTATCGGTTATGATGGCAAAAAGCAGGATTCATCCACTGATATGAACCACAGATGTGCCAAGCTACATCGTCTACTGGAGTCAAAATGTCAAGAGTTTGCaggaaaaaatgaaaaagttCCTAGTGGGCAGCCACTTGGTGCTCTCAGTTATATCGCTAATGTTTCAGTGGTGAAGGCGGTTCCCTTCTACGGTTTCCATGTAGGATGGTCATTGTTCTACAAAATTTCGCTATTAAATCCAGGTCTAGTTAATAAGTTTTCTGATTGGATCAGAGATGGTAAAATGTTTGGCAAAAGGGTAGAGTCTTACGAAACCCATTTGCCCTATTTATTACAATTCTCAGTGGATTTCAACCTATTTGGTTGTTCTTGGATGGATTTCAACCAATGCTATTTCCGTGAACCTCTGCTGAATCCAATTTTAAGCT
The genomic region above belongs to Zygosaccharomyces rouxii strain CBS732 chromosome F complete sequence and contains:
- the TUM1 gene encoding thiosulfate sulfurtransferase (similar to uniprot|Q08686 Saccharomyces cerevisiae YOR251C catalyzes transfer of the sulfane atom of thiosulfate to cyanide to form sulfite and thiocyanate) codes for the protein MSFFKLITPKAFVELAQKETSRRVIPVDSTWYLPNLNRNGKQEFLTLDRIPNSVFFDIDAVKDVNSPYPHMVPDLATFNQSMSELGLQRNDVLVVYDRIGNFSAPRCAWTLAVFGHPSVYLLNNYNLYKKLGYPVENDKRTKWSELGPTEYKSDIDLSAQKVIGYDEMLQLVTSGELSKRFNVFDARTVGRFDGSAPEPRPEMSSGHIKGTQPLPFGELLEQDSGAFPESPELMKKRFDEALAKLKDNYNPSLPTIAMCGTGVTACIVMAGLEHAGIRDVKLYDGSWTEWVMRSDPKLITKGRD
- the SET6 gene encoding Set6p (similar to uniprot|Q12529 Saccharomyces cerevisiae YPL165C SET6), giving the protein MLYHNEELIETVRRSQIVEEMDLMGPISDLFQIQHTPFGGRACFSNTSLPRGTVVLDAEDSLGESISYEFRKEVCHYCLLYDNGKVMKCRINASELEPLGEQFKGKRFQGAGLWFCSPQCRDEFLRQDHILELISGYESLLNGLLFCQKRGSDEDIDEEKLNSIPIDQQTIEFQWQQLADEWIPRVQGMKPSKKLAQLPHMTDDIYCCARSICRTLFQLKYLDPESVTNRSFQVLQSNELSKTSRFPILLSFQIAVYQTLYILLPPTLHSQLSIPKFRHILGAEYGNAFGIWQMGESVGDREYLGYWLFPRASFFNHSCDPNVDKVRKGRKMCFILNRDVTSGTQLCIAYNCDLTLPVSGRQQTMKDNWFFECMCDRCSSELQTVH
- the ATG29 gene encoding Atg29p (similar to gnl|GLV|KLLA0C09933g Kluyveromyces lactis KLLA0C09933g and weakly similar to uniprot|Q12092 Saccharomyces cerevisiae YPL166W Protein of unknown function green fluorescent protein (GFP)-fusion protein localizes to the cytoplasm in a punctate pattern) — protein: MNNQNTVVYVKLKGKRPEGFINPPKFEWNLDKERQLWAIVSKLENYQDQIDWQGLSHTLDVPDYFLKKRSYKLFAKRLKLLEQQIERKIKIDNDGKPQESTTQIGPSLSFDDENTTTDDQRSLEENANANILEKTTMRTLQQLHTSKILSRPRLPSSNGRDTRNGSQNQSNSDSESSSSLSVSNSALEEALMDRLKL